A genomic segment from Gadus morhua chromosome 4, gadMor3.0, whole genome shotgun sequence encodes:
- the loxa gene encoding protein-lysine 6-oxidase isoform X2: MGLRIFDTLLYAYARIFVLMFLLHAVLSQNSPDTRRQSSNQQSAALRQTLQWAHNGNIFSLLSQGSQYQPARQRDAANDNLQSRPVTIIRDGDAARTRELVQPSSRAPAPDSGNPLPARGHGRRWLPPQVQRRVTPADDEQQQQPAGDLMRTHPHNTTKNDTNDASLPRREDMMVADDPYDPYKSTDRDNPYYNHYDAYEQPRPRSRAGYGTRYHQYGLPDLVPDPYYIQSSAYVQRVPMYNLRCAGEENCLSSSAYRGDVRDYDTRMLLRFPQRVKNQGTADFLPSRPRYSWEWHSCHQHYHSMDEFSHYELLDSSTQHSVAEGHKASFCLEDTSCDYGYYRRFACTSHTQGLSPGCYDTYNADIDCQWIDITDVKPGNFVLKVSVNPSYQVPESDYSNNVVRCDVRYTGNYAYVSGCHISP; encoded by the exons ATGGGATTACGCATATTTGACACGCTCCTTTACGCGTACGCGCGCATCTTTGTACTTATGTTCCTACTGCATGCTGTCCTATCTCAAAACAGTCCGGATACAAGGAGGCAAAGCAGTAACCAACAAAGTGCGGCACTTCGGCAGACGTTACAATGGGCGCACAATGGTAATATTTTTAGCCTGCTAAGCCAGGGCTCTCAGTACCAACCGGCGCGCCAAAGGGACGCAGCTAATGACAACCTGCAATCAAGACCTGTCACCATCATTCGCGACGGAGACGCAGCGAGAACCCGAGAGCTGGTTCAGCCCTCCAGCCGCGCGCCTGCTCCGGACTCAGGCAATCCGCTCCCAGCGCGTGGACACGGACGACGCTGGCTTCCACCTCAAGTTCAACGGCGCGTGACACCAGCAGACGacgaacagcagcagcagcctgcagGCGACCTCATGAGGACGCATCCACACAACACGACCAAGAATGACACCAATGACGCGTCCCTGCCACGGAGAGAGGACATGATGGTCGCCGATGACCCTTATGACCCATACAAGTCCACCGACAGAGATAACCCATACTACAACCACTATGACGCGTACGAGCAGCCCAGACCCCGATCCAGAGCGGGATACGGCACAAGGTACCATCAGTACG GTCTCCCGGACCTTGTGCCAGACCCGTACTACATCCAGTCCTCTGCATATGTGCAGAGGGTCCCCATGTACAACCTGAGATGTGCAGGGGAAGAGAACTGCCTGTCAAG cTCCGCCTACCGCGGTGACGTCCGGGACTACGACACCCGGATGCTCCTGAGGTTCCCTCAGAGGGTGAAGAACCAGGGGACGGCTGACTTCCTGCCCAGCAGACCGCGCTACTCCTGGGAGTGGCACAGCTGCCATCA GCACTACCACAGCATGGATGAGTTCAGCCACTATGAGCTTCTGGACTCCAGCACCCAGCACTCCGTGGCCGAGGGCCACAAGGCCAGCTTCTGCCTGGAGGACACGTCCTGCGACTACGGCTATTACAGGCGCTTCGCCTGCACGTCACACACCCAG GGTCTGAGCCCGGGATGCTACGACACTTATAACGCGGACATCGACTGCCAGTGGATCGACATCACAGATGTGAAGCCTGGAAACTTTGTCCTCAAG GTCAGTGTGAATCCCAGCTATCAGGTGCCAGAGTCTGACTACAGCAACAATGTGGTGCGCTGCGACGTCCGGTACACCGGGAACTACGCCTACGTTTCCGGCTGCCACATATCTCCGTAA
- the LOC115542887 gene encoding uncharacterized protein LOC115542887 isoform X3 — translation MKSLVPLFLFLALAGFQTALSASLETKEKEDAVVEEVAKVPVAELTELQKTDQIEFEAAQKNEEHTEDSRYLEAVHVETVVEQVAAGDDSKEGDDKSVTSHEESSSESTEDTDGMRQRREHHETETEKITNFDLVE, via the exons ATGAAGTCTCTGGTACCTCTGTTTCTCTTCCTAGCTTTGGCTGGATTCCAGACGG ccctgtctgcctctctggagaccaaAGAGAAGGAGGACGCCGTGGTTGAGGAAG TTGCCAAAGTTCCAGTTGCTGAATTGACTGAACTGCAGAAAACTG ATCAAATTGAGTTTGAGGCTGCTCAGAAGAATG AGGAACACACCGAGGATTCACGTTACTTGG AGGCTGTTCATGTTGAAACTG TGGTGGAGCAAGTTGCAGCAGGTGATGACAGCAAAG AGGGCGATGATAAATCCGTCACCTCGCACGAGG AATCATCATCAGAGTCAACTGAGGACACAGATG GCATGAGACAGAGACGTG AGCACCACGAGACAGAGACCGAAAAGATCACCAACTTTG ATCTGGTGGAATGA
- the LOC115542887 gene encoding uncharacterized protein LOC115542887 isoform X2, whose product MKSLVPLFLFLALAGFQTALSASLETKEKEDAVVEEVAKVPVAELTELQKTDQIEFEAAQKNEEHTEDSRYLEAVHVETVVEQVAAGDDSKEGDDKSVTSHEESSSESTEDTDGMRQRREHHETETEKITNFATDERNATPVGIGDLVE is encoded by the exons ATGAAGTCTCTGGTACCTCTGTTTCTCTTCCTAGCTTTGGCTGGATTCCAGACGG ccctgtctgcctctctggagaccaaAGAGAAGGAGGACGCCGTGGTTGAGGAAG TTGCCAAAGTTCCAGTTGCTGAATTGACTGAACTGCAGAAAACTG ATCAAATTGAGTTTGAGGCTGCTCAGAAGAATG AGGAACACACCGAGGATTCACGTTACTTGG AGGCTGTTCATGTTGAAACTG TGGTGGAGCAAGTTGCAGCAGGTGATGACAGCAAAG AGGGCGATGATAAATCCGTCACCTCGCACGAGG AATCATCATCAGAGTCAACTGAGGACACAGATG GCATGAGACAGAGACGTG AGCACCACGAGACAGAGACCGAAAAGATCACCAACTTTG CCACAGATGAACGCAACGCGACGCCTGTCGGGATCGGAG ATCTGGTGGAATGA
- the loxa gene encoding protein-lysine 6-oxidase isoform X1, with product MGLRIFDTLLYAYARIFVLMFLLHAVLSQNSPDTRRQSSNQQSAALRQTLQWAHNGNIFSLLSQGSQYQPARQRDAANDNLQSRPVTIIRDGDAARTRELVQPSSRAPAPDSGNPLPARGHGRRWLPPQVQRRVTPADDEQQQQPAGDLMRTHPHNTTKNDTNDASLPRREDMMVADDPYDPYKSTDRDNPYYNHYDAYEQPRPRSRAGYGTRYHQYGLPDLVPDPYYIQSSAYVQRVPMYNLRCAGEENCLSSSAYRGDVRDYDTRMLLRFPQRVKNQGTADFLPSRPRYSWEWHSCHQHYHSMDEFSHYELLDSSTQHSVAEGHKASFCLEDTSCDYGYYRRFACTSHTQGLSPGCYDTYNADIDCQWIDITDVKPGNFVLKVSVNPSYQVPESDYSNNVVRCDVRYTGNYAYVSGCHISPY from the exons ATGGGATTACGCATATTTGACACGCTCCTTTACGCGTACGCGCGCATCTTTGTACTTATGTTCCTACTGCATGCTGTCCTATCTCAAAACAGTCCGGATACAAGGAGGCAAAGCAGTAACCAACAAAGTGCGGCACTTCGGCAGACGTTACAATGGGCGCACAATGGTAATATTTTTAGCCTGCTAAGCCAGGGCTCTCAGTACCAACCGGCGCGCCAAAGGGACGCAGCTAATGACAACCTGCAATCAAGACCTGTCACCATCATTCGCGACGGAGACGCAGCGAGAACCCGAGAGCTGGTTCAGCCCTCCAGCCGCGCGCCTGCTCCGGACTCAGGCAATCCGCTCCCAGCGCGTGGACACGGACGACGCTGGCTTCCACCTCAAGTTCAACGGCGCGTGACACCAGCAGACGacgaacagcagcagcagcctgcagGCGACCTCATGAGGACGCATCCACACAACACGACCAAGAATGACACCAATGACGCGTCCCTGCCACGGAGAGAGGACATGATGGTCGCCGATGACCCTTATGACCCATACAAGTCCACCGACAGAGATAACCCATACTACAACCACTATGACGCGTACGAGCAGCCCAGACCCCGATCCAGAGCGGGATACGGCACAAGGTACCATCAGTACG GTCTCCCGGACCTTGTGCCAGACCCGTACTACATCCAGTCCTCTGCATATGTGCAGAGGGTCCCCATGTACAACCTGAGATGTGCAGGGGAAGAGAACTGCCTGTCAAG cTCCGCCTACCGCGGTGACGTCCGGGACTACGACACCCGGATGCTCCTGAGGTTCCCTCAGAGGGTGAAGAACCAGGGGACGGCTGACTTCCTGCCCAGCAGACCGCGCTACTCCTGGGAGTGGCACAGCTGCCATCA GCACTACCACAGCATGGATGAGTTCAGCCACTATGAGCTTCTGGACTCCAGCACCCAGCACTCCGTGGCCGAGGGCCACAAGGCCAGCTTCTGCCTGGAGGACACGTCCTGCGACTACGGCTATTACAGGCGCTTCGCCTGCACGTCACACACCCAG GGTCTGAGCCCGGGATGCTACGACACTTATAACGCGGACATCGACTGCCAGTGGATCGACATCACAGATGTGAAGCCTGGAAACTTTGTCCTCAAG GTCAGTGTGAATCCCAGCTATCAGGTGCCAGAGTCTGACTACAGCAACAATGTGGTGCGCTGCGACGTCCGGTACACCGGGAACTACGCCTACGTTTCCGGCTGCCACATATCTCC gtATTAG
- the fam136a gene encoding protein FAM136A encodes MAEAHQARIQTVVEDMVQSLERDHIRKMQGLMFKCSADCCDRSSDSMSQVHQCIEHCHTPLAQAQGLVTSELEKFQDRLARCTMHCSDKAKDLFDSGAKEPAVRALMDRCVGSCVDDHMNLVPSMTRRLRDNLDAIPQ; translated from the exons ATGGCAGAGGCGCATCAGGCACGCATACAGACTGTGGTTGAAGATATGGTGCAGAGCTTAGAGAGGGACCATATCCGCAAAATGCAA GGACTTATGTTCAAATGCAGCGCAGACTGCTGTGACAGGTCGTCGGACTCCATGTCCCAGGTGCACCAGTGTATCGAACACTGTCACACCCCGCTGGCCCAGGCTCAGGGACTTGTGACATCAGAACTCGAGAAATTTCAG GACCGCCTGGCCAGGTGTACGATGCACTGCAGCGACAAGGCCAAGGACCTGTTTGACTCGGGGGCCAAGGAGCCCGCTGTGAGGGCCCTGATGGACCGCTGCGTCGGCAGCTGCGTGGATGACCACATGAACCTGGTGCCCAGCATGACCCGCAGGCTCAGGGACAACCTGGACGCTATCCCGCAGTGA
- the pcyox1 gene encoding prenylcysteine oxidase 1 has translation MSIKTVSLRTILFLGLCQAGRRTLASDPGLREQPKRIAVVGAGIGGTATAYFLRQEFGAGVKIDVFEPENVGGRLATVKMGDLEYETGGSVIHPLNLHMKHFIDNLGISQRENVPSKMAIFDGKELTFEESDWFIVNMLRMLWRYGFNFLRMQMWVEGVLDKFMRIYQYQQFGYSFSTVEQLLHAMGGDGFLTLANQTLEEAMLGEGFSQVFLNNIVAPITRVNYGQSVRVNGFVGAVSLAGADSGLWAVDGGNKMVCSGLLYHSRAELIPARVTSISVKVRPSKAGTTTSFYEVNYVGVSGPAHSLYDIVIVATPLHTGKSDISFPGFSPPIPSHYPGRFHQTVSTLVHGLLNVSYLGTRQKPSDFTVSDVLTTDAEGCFLNSLSSVDPVTIPPGYHRPPASTPSVWKIFSPRPLTEAQLDAVFLSRDPGASETRWLAYPAYRPPHRRTPPFVLHDRLYYLNAVEWAASAMEMSAIAARNAALLAHHRWHALTGKIDQEDLHVRLRGEL, from the exons ATGAGTATAAAGACCGTATCGCTGAGGACGATCCTGTTCCTGGGGCTCTGTCAGGCCGGCCGGAGGACCCTAGCATCCGACCCTGGACTGCGAGAACAACCCAAAAGAATAG CTGTGGTGGGGGCCGGCATTGGGGGTACTGCAACAGCCTACTTCCTGAGGCAGGAGTTCGGTGCGGGGGTGAAGATCGATGTGTTTGAGCCTGAGAACGTGGGTGGACGGCTAGCCACGGTGAAGATGGGGGACCTGGAATATGAGACCGGTGGTTCCGTGATCCATCCCTTAAACCTTCACATGAAGCACTTTATAGACAACCTCG GTATAAGTCAAAGGGAAAATGTTCCATCCAAAATGGCCATCTTCGACGGGAAGGAGCTGACCTTCGAAGAGAGCGACTGGTTTATTGTCAACATGTTGCGTATGCTGTGGCGCTACGGCTTTAACTTCCTGCGCATGCAGATGTGGGTGGAAGGTGTCCTCGATAAGTTCATGAG GATCTACCAGTACCAGCAGTTTGGCTACTCCTTCTCCACGGTGGAGCAGCTCCTGCACGCCATGGGGGGCGACGGCTTCCTCACGCTAGCCAATCAGACGCTGGAGGAGGCCATGCTGGGCGAGGGCTTCTCCCAGGTCTTCCTGAACAACATTGTGGCGCCCATCACACGGGTCAACTACGGTCAGAGTGTCCGTGTCAACGGCTTTGTCG GTGCTGTGTCGCTGGCTGGGGCAGACTCTGGTCTgtgggctgtggacgggggcaATAAGATGGTGTGTTCAGGGCTGCTGTACCACAGCAGGGCTGAGCTCATTCCCGCACGCGTCACCTCCATTTCGGTCAAAGTTAGACCATCCAAGGCGG GTACCACAACCAGCTTCTACGAGGTGAACTATGTCGGGGTCTCCGGCCCCGCCCACTCCCTGTACGACATCGTCATCGTGGCCACGCCCCTCCACACGGGCAAGTCGGACATCAGCTTCCCGGGCTTCTCCCCGCCCATCCCGTCGCACTACCCGGGCCGCTTCCACCAGACGGTGTCCACCCTGGTGCACGGCCTGCTCAACGTCTCCTACCTGGGCACCCGCCAGAAGCCGTCCGACTTCACCGTGTCCGACGTGCTGACCACGGACGCCGAGGGCTGCTTCCTGAACAGCCTGAGCTCCGTGGACCCCGTCACCATCCCCCCGGGGTACCACCGGCCCCCTGCCAGCACGCCCTCCGTCTGGAAGATCTTCTCCCCGCGGCCGCTCACCGAGGCGCAGCTGGACGCCGTCTTCCTGTCCCGGGACCCCGGGGCGTCGGAGACCCGCTGGCTGGCGTACCCGGCGTACCGGCCGCCGCACCGCCGGACCCCGCCCTTCGTGCTCCACGACCGGCTGTACTACCTGAACGCCGTGGAGTGGGCGGCCAGCGCCATGGAGATGAGCGCCATCGCCGCGCGCAACGCGGCCCTGCTGGCGCACCACCGCTGGCACGCGCTGACCGGCAAGATCGACCAGGAGGACCTGCATGTGCGCCTCCGGGGGGAGCTGTGa
- the ggcx gene encoding vitamin K-dependent gamma-carboxylase has translation MEARGEGAGVQSADLTSGSGNEDEPVEDTTAQAVKPPEGRMKRIFGFEKEDFSSWHRIVCLLNRPTDPAALGIFRCMFGMLMAIDITQERGLSHLDYKYLDGAPICRFPLFSSLEPLPMDWMYLVYVVMFLGSVGIMLGLFYRLSCLMFIATYWYVFFLDKTAWNNHSYLYGLIGFQLTLMDANRYWSLDGLMKPKKRNADVPLWNYTLLRVQIFIVYFIAGIKKLDADWVEGYSMSYLAHHWLFEPFQMILSVDQVSLLVVHGGGLALDLTAGYLLFFDATRPFGIVFVSYFHCMNSQLFSIGMFAYTMLATSPLFCYPDWPRRFFARFPAPLWVLLPITAPGPQPSSSCVYPEVQKGGKKAPKTPSSNTTPKVSQPRFRHKLATVFAFIYVVEQFFLPYSHFITQGYNNWTNGLYGYSWDMMVHSRSHQHVKITYKDGTTGEVGYLNPGVFTHSRRWKDHGDMLKQYAVCLSANLPRYNITEPEIYFDIWVSINERFQQRIFDPRVDIVKADWSPFRPNPWLMPLLVDLSPWRTKFQEIESSLDNQTEIVFIADFPGLHLENFVSEDLGNTSVQVLQGQVTVEITEENKNYTLETGQQMKLPHGAYHKVYTVSEGPSCYMYVYVNTTEAALQQNFTRLLGIQERVRNGTETEPLPPELLPLIATDDQGSEVNATDPVVQLFLRRQRRMKEVKKRREANVMERLNRFTVKKYYLLRRGFLMTSIALRNLAFGLPPVDQLTREVAFANMKEPLQEANQDGPLKEEAGHGEL, from the exons ATGGAGGCCAGGGGCGAGGGCGCAG GTGTGCAGTCTGCTGACCTAACCTCCGGGTCTGGAAATGAAGACGAACCGGTAGAGGATACGACCGCACAGGCCGTCAAGCCACCAGAAGGAAGAATGAAACGTATATTTGGGTTTGAAAAGGAGGACTTCTCTTCCTGGCACCGCATCGTGTGCCTCCTGAACCGCCCCACCGACCCTGCAGCGTTGGGCATTTTCCGTTGCATGTTTG GGATGCTGATGGCCATCGACATCACCCAGGAGAGGGGCCTCAGTCACCTGGACTACAAGTACCTGGACGGGGCCCCCATCTGCCGCTTCCCCCTCTTCAGCTCCCTGGAGCCGCTGCCCATGGACTGGATGTACCTGGTCTATGTGGTCATGTTTTTGG GTTCTGTTGGGATCATGCTGGGTCTTTTCTACCGGCTGTCTTGCCTCATGTTCATCGCCACATACTGGTACGTCTTCTTCCTGGACAAAACCGCCTGGAACAACCACTCCTATCTCTACGGCCTGATCGGATTCCAACTCACACTCATGGATGCAAATAGATATTG gtCACTTGATGGTTTGATGAAACCCAAGAAGAGGAATGCTGACGTCCCGCTCTGGAACTACACCCTCCTGAGAGTACAG ATATTTATTGTGTATTTCATCGCTGGCATCAAGAAGTTGGACGCAGACTGGGTGGAGGGATACTCCATGTCCTATCTGGCGCATCACTGGCTGTTTGAGCCCTTCCA GATGATCCTGTCGGTGGACCAGGTCAGTCTGCTGGTGGTGCACGGAGGAGGCCTGGCCCTCGACCTCACGGCGGGGTACCTCCTGTTCTTCGACGCCACGCGGCCGTTCGGCATCGTCTTCGTCTCCTACTTCCACTGCATGAACTCTCAGCTCTTCAGCATCG GAATGTTTGCCTACACCATGCTGGCCACCAGCCCTCTCTTCTGCTACCCCGACTGGCCCCGGAGATTCTTCGCCCGCTTCCCGGCGCCCCTGTGGGTCTTACTGCCCATcacggccccggggccccagcCCAGCAGCTCTTGCGTTTATCCAGAGGTCCAGAAGGGCGGCAAGAAGGCCCCTAAGACCCCGtcctccaacaccacccccaaAGTCTCCCAGCCCAGGTTTAGACACAAGCTGGCCACCGTCTTTGCATTTATCTACGTGGTGGAACAGTTCTTCCTGCCTTACTCACACTTTATCACACAG GGCTACAACAACTGGACCAACGGCTTGTACGGCTACTCCTGGGACATGATGGTGCACTCGCGCAGTCACCAGCACGTCAAGATCACGTACAAAGACGGAACGACGGGAGAGGTCGGATACCTCAACCCCGGG GTATTCACTCACAGCCGGCGCTGGAAGGACCACGGGGACATGCTGAAACAGTACGCCGTCTGCCTCAGTGCGAACCTGCCCCGTTACAACATCACCGAGCCAGAGATATACTTTGACATCTGGGTCTCCATCAATGAGCGCTTCCAGCAAAG GATCTTTGACCCGCGCGTGGACATTGTGAAAGCTGATTGGTCTCCGTTCCGTCCGAACCCCTGGCTTATGCCCCTGCTGGTTGACCTGTCCCCCTGGAGGACCAAGTTCCAGGAGATCGAGAGCAGTCTGGACAACCAGACGGAGATCGTGTTCATCGCTGACTTCCCAG GCCTCCACCTGGAGAACTTTGTGAGTGAAGACCTGGGCAACACCAGTGTGCAGGTCCTCCAGGGTCAGGTCACCGTAGAGATCACCGAGGAAAACAAGAACTACACCCTGGAGACCGGCCAGCAGATGAAG CTACCCCACGGCGCCTACCACAAGGTGTACACGGTGTCCGAGGGCCCGTCCTGCTACATGTACGTCTACGTGAACACCACGGAGGCGGCGCTGCAGCAGAACTTCACCAGGCTGCTGGGGATCCAAGAGCGTGTCCGCAACGGcacgg AAAcggagcccctccccccagagcTGCTGCCGCTCATCGCCACAGACGAccaagggtcagaggtcaacgccACGGACCCCGTCGTCCAGCTGTTCCTGAGGAGGCAGCGGCGCATGAAGGAGGTGAAGAAACGCCGGGAGGCCAACGTGATGGAGCGCCTCAACCGCTTCACCGTCAAGAAGTACTACCTGCTCAGAAGAGG GTTTCTAATGACGTCCATTGCACTGCGCAACCTAGCGTTTGGTCTTCCTCCAGTGGACCAGCTGACCAGGGAGGTGGCCTTCGCCAACATGAAGGAACCTCTACAGGAAGCCAATCAGGACGGACCTCTCAAGGAGGAGGCGGGACATGGAGAGCTTTAG
- the snx24 gene encoding sorting nexin-24, translating to MPPIRVSIPSFRSEISSLEKGYTVFKIDVLMNGRQHAIEKRYSEFHALHKMLKKSIKPPEVPSKHVRNWVPKVLEQRRHGLELYLQTIIMENEVLPKIFLDFLNIRHFPSVPKTESCGSFETDSDELSKLTHQPVMLYLRDPYLFPTAHDTFANVVSEGVIHGVFYPDLQPR from the exons ATGCCCCCCATCAGAGTGTCTATCCCGTCGTTCCGCTCCGAGATCAGCTCCCTGGAGAAGGGATACACG GTATTTAAAATCGATGTTTTGATGAATGGCCGACAGCATGCCATTGAGAAACGCTACAGTGAATTTCACGCCCTTCATAAAATG CTTAAGAAGAGCATCAAACCACCGGAGGTACCCTCTAAACATGTGAGGAACTGGGTTCCTAAGGTTTTGGAGCAGAGGAGGCATGGCCTGGAGCTCTATTTACAG ACTATAATCATGGAGAATGAAGTTCTTCCAAAGATATTCCTGGATTTCTTAAATATAAGGCATTTTCCCTCAGTGCCGAAAACAGAAAGCTGTGG GTCATTTGAAACCGATTCTGATGAACTGAG taaaCTAACTCACCAGCCAGTCATGCTTTACCTGAGGGACCCCTACCTTTTCCCCACCGCCCACG ATACGTTTGCGAACGTGGTGAGCGAGGGGGTCATACACGGGGTGTTTTACCCTGACCTGCAGCCCAGGTAG
- the LOC115542887 gene encoding uncharacterized protein LOC115542887 isoform X1 — protein MKSLVPLFLFLALAGFQTALSASLETKEKEDAVVEEVAKVPVAELTELQKTDQIEFEAAQKNEEHTEDSRYLEAVHVETVVEQVAAGDDSKEGDDKSVTSHEESSSESTEDTDGMRQRREHHETETEKITNFATDERNATPVGIGGCTRAQ, from the exons ATGAAGTCTCTGGTACCTCTGTTTCTCTTCCTAGCTTTGGCTGGATTCCAGACGG ccctgtctgcctctctggagaccaaAGAGAAGGAGGACGCCGTGGTTGAGGAAG TTGCCAAAGTTCCAGTTGCTGAATTGACTGAACTGCAGAAAACTG ATCAAATTGAGTTTGAGGCTGCTCAGAAGAATG AGGAACACACCGAGGATTCACGTTACTTGG AGGCTGTTCATGTTGAAACTG TGGTGGAGCAAGTTGCAGCAGGTGATGACAGCAAAG AGGGCGATGATAAATCCGTCACCTCGCACGAGG AATCATCATCAGAGTCAACTGAGGACACAGATG GCATGAGACAGAGACGTG AGCACCACGAGACAGAGACCGAAAAGATCACCAACTTTG CCACAGATGAACGCAACGCGACGCCTGTCGGGATCGGAGGTTGCACTAGAGCCCAGTGA